In Rhizobiales bacterium NRL2, a genomic segment contains:
- a CDS encoding carnitine dehydratase has protein sequence MAGPLDGIRILDLSAVISGPFGTMMLADQGADVIKVEPPGTGDFTRQAGNRQNGVSASFLNNNRNKRSISVDLKSAEGVEVIKRLARTADAMVQNFRPGVVDRLGVGYEAIRAVKPDIVYVSISGFGENGPFAQKPVYDPIVQALSGLASVQGGSDQQRPRLIRTIVPDKLTAVTASQAITAALLAKERTGQGQHVKLSMLDSVLAFLWASDMGAQTYVGKEVSQQRAASFIDLIYETKDGHMSVAVMTDRQWRAFCETMGKPEWLEDERFATTELRDLNIDARLELIQSVLRERSTDELMGLLEPAGVPCAPVLHRKDVIEHPQILASDILREHDHPVAGRLRQTRTAARFEGTTPEYRRGAPALGEHTDEILAEAGFGAEEIERLRGAKAVG, from the coding sequence ATGGCCGGACCCCTCGACGGCATCCGCATCCTCGACCTCAGCGCGGTGATCTCCGGGCCCTTCGGCACCATGATGCTGGCCGACCAGGGCGCCGACGTGATCAAGGTCGAACCGCCCGGGACCGGCGATTTCACCCGCCAGGCCGGCAACAGGCAGAACGGCGTGTCGGCCAGTTTCCTCAACAACAACCGCAACAAGCGCTCCATCTCGGTCGACCTGAAGAGTGCGGAAGGCGTCGAGGTGATCAAGCGGCTCGCACGGACCGCCGATGCCATGGTGCAGAACTTTCGTCCCGGCGTCGTCGACCGCCTGGGCGTCGGCTACGAGGCCATCCGGGCGGTGAAACCGGATATCGTCTACGTCTCCATTTCCGGTTTCGGCGAGAACGGGCCCTTCGCGCAGAAGCCCGTCTACGACCCGATCGTGCAGGCGCTGTCCGGCCTCGCCTCGGTCCAGGGCGGCTCGGACCAGCAGCGTCCGCGGCTGATCCGCACCATCGTGCCCGACAAGCTGACGGCGGTGACCGCCAGCCAGGCCATCACGGCGGCGCTGCTGGCGAAGGAGCGGACGGGCCAGGGCCAGCACGTGAAGCTCTCCATGCTGGATTCGGTGCTGGCCTTCCTCTGGGCCTCCGACATGGGCGCGCAGACCTATGTGGGAAAAGAGGTCAGCCAGCAGCGCGCTGCGAGCTTCATCGACCTGATCTACGAGACGAAGGACGGCCACATGTCGGTCGCGGTCATGACCGACCGTCAGTGGCGCGCCTTCTGCGAGACCATGGGCAAGCCCGAATGGCTGGAGGACGAACGGTTCGCCACGACCGAGTTGCGCGACCTCAACATCGATGCGCGCCTGGAGCTGATCCAGTCGGTGCTGCGCGAGCGCAGCACCGACGAACTGATGGGGCTGCTGGAACCCGCCGGCGTGCCCTGTGCGCCGGTGCTGCATCGCAAGGACGTCATCGAACATCCCCAGATCCTGGCCTCCGACATCCTGCGCGAGCACGACCACCCGGTCGCCGGCCGGCTGCGCCAGACGCGTACGGCAGCACGATTCGAGGGCACGACGCCGGAATACCGCCGCGGCGCCCCGGCTCTGGGCGAACACACCGACGAGATCCTGGCCGAGGCGGGCTTCGGCGCGGAGGAGATCGAACGTCTGCGCGGGGCGAAGGCCGTCGGCTGA
- a CDS encoding cytochrome — MTGEASMSAVAEFDPQADAESLPLDAIDISLAERFRDDTIWPYLARLRREAPVHYCPQSRYGPYWSVTKYKDIVEVELDTETFSSDSSHGGVTMADISPEFTSPAFITMDPPKHTGQRRAVSPMVSPTSLKTLEDTIRERTGRVLDSLPLGKTFDWVETVSVELTTQMLATMFDFPWEDRHLLTWWSDVVTADSRAGGPIDSPVKRRQELQKCYDYFKRLWDERVDAEPRFDLISMLAHSPDTRDMDAEEFLGNLQLLIVGGNDTTRNSMSGGVWFLHNNPAELAKVRANPKLIPGMVSEIVRMQTPIVHFRRTATRDVEFRGQSIRKGDKVVLWYISGNRDEEVIDEPDRFIVDRRRPRQHLSYGFGVHHCVGRRLADLQLRILWEEALPRFSAIEAMGGPERVYSNLIHGISRLPVRVSR, encoded by the coding sequence ATGACGGGGGAGGCTTCGATGAGCGCAGTCGCGGAATTCGATCCACAGGCGGACGCGGAATCGCTGCCGCTGGACGCGATCGACATCAGCCTGGCGGAGCGTTTCAGGGACGACACGATCTGGCCCTATCTGGCGCGGCTGCGCCGGGAGGCGCCGGTCCACTACTGCCCCCAGAGCCGCTATGGTCCCTACTGGTCGGTCACGAAGTACAAGGACATCGTCGAAGTCGAACTGGATACGGAGACCTTCTCGTCGGACTCCAGCCATGGCGGCGTCACGATGGCGGACATTTCGCCCGAGTTCACGTCGCCGGCGTTCATAACCATGGACCCGCCGAAGCATACGGGTCAGCGCAGGGCGGTCAGCCCCATGGTGTCGCCGACCAGCCTGAAGACGCTGGAGGACACGATCCGGGAGCGGACCGGGCGGGTGCTGGACAGCCTGCCGCTGGGCAAGACCTTCGACTGGGTCGAGACGGTCTCCGTCGAACTGACCACGCAGATGCTGGCGACGATGTTCGATTTCCCCTGGGAGGACCGGCATCTGCTGACCTGGTGGTCGGACGTGGTCACCGCCGACAGCCGCGCCGGCGGGCCGATCGATTCGCCGGTGAAGCGGCGTCAGGAGCTGCAGAAGTGCTATGACTACTTCAAGCGCCTCTGGGACGAACGCGTCGACGCGGAGCCGCGCTTCGACCTGATTTCCATGCTGGCCCATTCGCCCGACACCCGCGACATGGACGCCGAGGAGTTCCTGGGCAACCTGCAGCTCCTCATCGTTGGCGGCAACGACACGACGCGGAACTCCATGTCCGGCGGCGTCTGGTTCCTGCACAACAACCCCGCCGAATTGGCGAAGGTGCGCGCCAACCCGAAGCTGATCCCCGGCATGGTCTCCGAGATCGTGCGCATGCAGACGCCGATCGTGCATTTCCGCCGCACGGCGACGCGCGACGTCGAATTCCGCGGACAGTCGATCCGCAAGGGCGACAAGGTCGTGCTCTGGTACATTTCCGGCAACCGCGACGAGGAGGTGATCGACGAGCCCGACCGGTTCATCGTCGACCGCCGCCGCCCGCGCCAGCATCTCTCCTACGGCTTCGGCGTCCATCATTGCGTCGGGCGCCGGCTGGCCGACCTGCAGCTCCGCATCCTGTGGGAGGAAGCGCTGCCGCGGTTCAGCGCCATCGAGGCAATGGGCGGGCCGGAGCGCGTCTATTCCAATCTCATTCACGGCATCAGCCGGCTGCCGGTGCGCGTCTCGCGCTGA
- a CDS encoding 3-oxoacyl-ACP synthase, whose amino-acid sequence MPISKKRLAEIENIPDSAIDLSETPELDDAFFAKARLVVPERPGKKPVTVRLDADVLEWFKAQGKGHLTRMNAVLRAYMLAHKER is encoded by the coding sequence TTGCCTATCTCGAAAAAGCGCTTGGCGGAAATTGAGAACATCCCCGATTCCGCCATCGACCTCTCGGAGACGCCGGAACTGGATGACGCGTTCTTCGCCAAAGCCAGGCTGGTCGTTCCGGAACGGCCGGGCAAGAAGCCCGTCACCGTGCGGCTGGACGCGGACGTGCTCGAATGGTTCAAGGCCCAGGGCAAGGGCCATCTGACCCGCATGAACGCCGTTCTGCGCGCCTACATGCTGGCGCACAAGGAACGGTAA
- a CDS encoding 3-hydroxyacyl-CoA dehydrogenase: MTDDTQATADYIAAAAKAAWEVPDLAPGTAVRPVGSVGIIGAGTMGGGIAMNFATAGVPVTIVETKTAALERGLATVRKNYQRSADRGRFPADEVDTRMGRITGTLSMADLGDCDLIIEAVFEDLELKKSIFAELDRIAKPGAILATNTSGLDIDAIAAETGRPGDVIGLHFFSPANVMKLLEIVRAAKTADDVVATSMAMARDIGKVAALVGVCPGFVGNRILRQRQVQANRLVFQGVMPWDVDRALNEFGFRMGPFQMSDLAGLDIGWKKGATTENPIRDALCEMDRRGQKTGAGYYDYGTDRQPLPSTVTEQVIAEITGADPKAGRPMSAEQIIEACIYPMINEGVRILEDGKAQRASDIDVIWLNGYGWPADKGGPMYYGDRIGAKKVLDVMERIAAKDDRFAPAETLKDLAASGGKFTEIDKGGLRVG, encoded by the coding sequence ATGACCGACGACACCCAGGCCACCGCCGACTACATCGCCGCCGCCGCCAAGGCCGCATGGGAGGTGCCGGACCTGGCCCCCGGCACTGCGGTGCGGCCAGTGGGCAGCGTCGGCATCATCGGCGCGGGGACCATGGGCGGCGGCATCGCCATGAACTTCGCCACCGCGGGCGTGCCCGTCACCATCGTCGAGACGAAGACGGCTGCGCTGGAGCGCGGCCTGGCGACGGTGCGCAAGAACTACCAGCGCTCCGCCGACCGGGGCCGCTTCCCCGCCGACGAGGTCGACACGCGGATGGGCCGCATCACCGGCACGCTGTCGATGGCGGACCTGGGCGACTGCGACCTGATCATCGAGGCGGTGTTCGAGGATCTGGAGCTGAAGAAGTCGATTTTCGCCGAGCTCGACCGCATCGCGAAGCCCGGCGCGATCCTGGCCACCAACACCTCCGGCCTCGACATCGACGCCATCGCCGCCGAGACCGGCCGGCCCGGCGACGTCATCGGCCTGCACTTCTTCTCGCCGGCGAACGTCATGAAGCTGCTGGAGATCGTGCGCGCGGCGAAGACCGCCGACGACGTGGTGGCGACCTCCATGGCGATGGCGCGCGACATCGGCAAGGTAGCCGCCCTGGTCGGCGTCTGCCCCGGCTTCGTCGGCAACCGCATCCTGCGCCAGCGCCAGGTGCAGGCGAACCGGCTGGTCTTCCAGGGCGTCATGCCCTGGGACGTGGACCGGGCGCTGAACGAGTTCGGCTTCCGCATGGGCCCGTTCCAGATGTCGGACCTGGCCGGGCTCGACATCGGCTGGAAGAAGGGCGCGACGACCGAGAACCCGATCCGCGACGCGCTCTGCGAGATGGATCGGCGCGGCCAGAAGACGGGCGCGGGCTATTACGACTACGGCACCGACCGCCAGCCCCTGCCCTCCACCGTCACCGAGCAGGTGATCGCCGAGATCACCGGCGCCGACCCGAAGGCGGGCCGGCCCATGAGCGCCGAGCAGATCATCGAGGCCTGCATCTATCCCATGATCAACGAGGGCGTTCGGATCCTGGAGGACGGCAAGGCCCAGCGCGCCTCCGACATCGACGTCATCTGGCTGAACGGCTATGGCTGGCCGGCCGACAAGGGCGGGCCGATGTACTATGGCGACCGCATCGGCGCGAAGAAGGTGCTCGACGTCATGGAGCGCATCGCGGCGAAAGACGACCGCTTCGCCCCGGCGGAGACGTTGAAGGACCTGGCGGCCAGCGGCGGAAAGTTCACCGAAATCGACAAGGGCGGGCTCAGGGTGGGCTGA
- a CDS encoding dihydroxy-acid dehydratase, which yields MDTKTFDKAKLPSRHVTEGYQRAPHRSYYYAMGMTDEEIHRPLVGVVTTWNEAAPCNISLSRQAKWAKRGVEEAGGTPREFTTITVTDGIAMGHQGMKASLVSREVIADSTELTVRGHCYDALVGLAGCDKSLPGLMLAMARLNVPSVFMYGGSILPGRFEGKDVTVVDVFEGVGQVAAGNWTEERLHGLECVACPSAGSCGGQFTANTMAMISEAIGLALPGSAGAPAPYENRDTFATASGRAVMNLMAQNIRPRDIITLDSLHNAATVVAATGGSTNAGLHLPALAHECGIEFTLDDVCEIFKHTPYIADLKPGGKYVAKDMYEINGISVVIKELLDAGYLKGDCITVTGKTLAENVKDVVFPEDQDVIYHVSNPLTATGGVVGLKGNLAPDGAIVKVAGLGRMQHSGPARVFDCEEDCFAAVERREYKEGDVLVIRYEGPKGGPGMREMLATTAALYGQGISDKIALITDGRFSGGTRGFCIGHVGPEAAVGGPIGLLQDGDMIHIDADAGTLHVDLTDAELEARRKEWTPRETDYQSGAIWKYAQTVGPAHLGAVTHPGGKAETHCYADI from the coding sequence ATGGACACCAAGACTTTCGACAAGGCGAAACTGCCCAGCCGCCACGTCACCGAGGGCTATCAGCGCGCGCCCCACCGCTCCTACTACTACGCCATGGGCATGACGGACGAGGAGATCCACCGTCCGCTGGTCGGCGTGGTCACCACCTGGAACGAGGCCGCGCCCTGCAACATCTCGCTCTCGCGCCAGGCCAAGTGGGCCAAGCGCGGCGTCGAGGAAGCCGGCGGCACCCCGCGCGAGTTCACCACCATCACCGTCACCGACGGCATCGCCATGGGCCACCAGGGCATGAAGGCCTCGCTGGTCAGCCGCGAGGTCATCGCCGATTCGACCGAGCTCACGGTCCGCGGCCACTGCTATGACGCGCTGGTGGGCCTGGCCGGCTGCGACAAGTCCCTGCCCGGCCTGATGCTGGCCATGGCGCGGCTCAACGTGCCGTCGGTCTTCATGTACGGCGGCTCGATCCTGCCCGGCCGGTTCGAGGGCAAGGATGTCACCGTGGTCGACGTCTTCGAGGGCGTGGGCCAGGTCGCCGCGGGCAACTGGACCGAGGAGCGCCTGCATGGCCTGGAATGCGTCGCCTGCCCGTCGGCCGGCTCCTGCGGCGGGCAGTTCACCGCCAACACCATGGCGATGATCTCGGAAGCCATCGGCCTGGCGCTGCCCGGCTCCGCCGGGGCGCCCGCGCCCTACGAGAACCGCGACACCTTCGCCACCGCCTCGGGCCGCGCGGTGATGAACCTGATGGCGCAGAACATCCGCCCGCGCGACATCATCACCCTGGACAGCCTGCACAACGCCGCGACCGTCGTCGCCGCCACCGGCGGATCGACCAATGCCGGGCTGCACCTGCCGGCGCTGGCCCACGAATGCGGCATCGAGTTCACCCTCGACGACGTCTGCGAGATCTTCAAGCACACGCCCTACATCGCCGACCTGAAGCCGGGCGGGAAGTACGTCGCCAAGGACATGTACGAGATCAACGGCATCTCGGTCGTGATCAAGGAACTGCTGGACGCCGGCTATCTGAAGGGCGACTGCATCACCGTCACCGGCAAGACCCTGGCGGAGAACGTCAAGGACGTGGTCTTCCCCGAGGATCAGGACGTCATCTATCACGTCTCCAACCCGCTGACGGCGACCGGCGGCGTGGTCGGTCTGAAGGGCAATCTCGCTCCCGACGGCGCCATCGTGAAGGTGGCGGGTCTCGGCCGCATGCAGCACTCCGGCCCCGCGCGGGTCTTCGACTGCGAGGAGGACTGCTTCGCCGCCGTCGAACGCCGCGAGTACAAGGAAGGCGACGTCCTCGTCATCCGCTACGAGGGCCCGAAGGGCGGCCCCGGCATGCGGGAGATGCTGGCGACCACCGCTGCGCTCTACGGCCAGGGCATCTCCGACAAGATCGCGCTGATCACCGACGGGCGCTTCTCCGGCGGCACGCGCGGCTTCTGCATCGGCCATGTGGGCCCGGAAGCGGCGGTCGGCGGCCCGATCGGGCTGCTGCAGGACGGCGACATGATCCACATCGACGCCGACGCCGGCACGCTGCACGTCGACCTGACCGACGCGGAGCTGGAGGCCCGGCGCAAGGAATGGACGCCCCGCGAGACCGACTACCAGTCCGGCGCGATCTGGAAATACGCCCAGACCGTGGGTCCGGCCCATCTCGGCGCCGTCACCCACCCGGGCGGCAAGGCGGAAACCCACTGCTACGCGGATATCTGA
- a CDS encoding sulfate permease has product MRIPKLLTTLRTYSWRLFRADLFAGLTVAMVAIPLSIAIAIASGATPAAGLTTAIVAGFAISLLGGSRVQIGGPTGAFIVVVYGVIAEHGFDGLVLATAMAGLILVIAGIFRAGRLVAFIPEAVINGFTIGIAIIIATSQINDFLGLGIKDLPADFIEKAPVIWHHVGETSVHAVVLAVATMAGIILFRRLAPRFPGLIVAVGLGSCAVALAGLPVDTVVSRYGELPAGLPWPALPEISAARIVELFPSAVVIAFLAAIESLLSAMVADRMIDGQYRPNAEIIAQGVANLGSAAFAGLPATGAIARTATNVRAGGRTPVAGIVHAAAILAAVLLIADIAGYLAMPCLAALLVLTAWNMSEPHRWRGYAAAPVSDRVLLLMTMTLTVLVDLTVAIGVGVAVGLAIRLRRRDIPEAKWTPPRR; this is encoded by the coding sequence ATGCGAATACCGAAGCTCCTGACCACGCTGCGCACCTATTCGTGGCGGCTGTTCCGCGCGGACCTGTTCGCCGGTCTGACGGTGGCCATGGTCGCCATCCCGCTCAGCATCGCCATCGCCATCGCTTCCGGCGCGACGCCGGCGGCCGGGCTGACCACGGCGATCGTGGCCGGGTTCGCGATTTCGCTGCTCGGCGGCAGCCGCGTCCAGATCGGCGGACCCACCGGCGCCTTCATCGTCGTCGTCTATGGCGTGATCGCCGAGCATGGCTTCGACGGTCTCGTCCTGGCGACCGCCATGGCGGGACTGATTCTGGTGATCGCGGGCATCTTCCGGGCGGGAAGGCTTGTGGCGTTCATCCCCGAGGCCGTGATCAACGGTTTCACGATCGGCATCGCGATCATCATCGCCACCAGTCAGATCAACGATTTCCTGGGGCTCGGGATCAAGGACCTGCCGGCGGATTTCATCGAGAAGGCCCCGGTCATCTGGCATCACGTGGGAGAGACCAGCGTTCACGCCGTCGTCCTGGCGGTGGCCACGATGGCCGGAATCATTCTGTTTCGCCGCCTGGCGCCCCGGTTTCCCGGACTGATCGTTGCGGTCGGACTCGGATCCTGCGCGGTCGCTCTGGCCGGTCTGCCGGTCGATACGGTCGTCTCCCGCTACGGCGAACTGCCCGCCGGGCTGCCCTGGCCCGCGCTGCCCGAAATATCAGCCGCCCGGATTGTCGAACTGTTTCCCTCGGCGGTCGTGATCGCCTTTCTGGCCGCCATCGAATCCCTGCTGTCGGCGATGGTGGCCGACCGGATGATCGACGGCCAGTATCGGCCGAACGCCGAGATCATCGCCCAGGGCGTGGCGAATCTCGGCAGCGCGGCGTTCGCGGGCCTTCCCGCGACGGGCGCGATCGCGCGGACGGCGACCAATGTCCGGGCCGGGGGGCGGACGCCGGTGGCCGGCATCGTCCATGCGGCGGCGATCCTGGCGGCGGTGCTTCTGATCGCCGACATCGCCGGGTATCTGGCGATGCCCTGTCTCGCCGCGCTGCTGGTTCTCACGGCGTGGAACATGAGCGAACCGCACCGCTGGCGCGGATACGCCGCCGCGCCGGTTTCGGACCGTGTGTTGCTTCTGATGACGATGACGCTCACGGTCCTGGTCGACCTGACGGTCGCGATCGGCGTCGGCGTTGCCGTCGGGCTTGCTATTCGGCTCAGGCGGCGCGACATACCGGAGGCGAAGTGGACGCCGCCACGGCGTTAG
- a CDS encoding multidrug transporter AcrB: MVLSDTAIKRPVFAIVISLVLMIFGAFSYEKMSVREYPDIDPPIVSVNTIWRGASANIVESQITQVLEDELAGIGGVKRIASTSREGSSSISVEFNLSRDIDAAANDVRDRVSRALNRLPVDAEQPTVAKSESDARAMMWMVLSSDRMNAMELTDYAERQLIDRFSVVDGVSRVRTGGGKRFAMRIWLKKNELAARGLTVTDVEAALREQNIDLPSGRIESVTRELSVRTETSLETVEQFRNIVLAERDGYVIRLMEVADVALGPEDERTEFRSNGQTTVGVGVIRQSKANTLEVARGVREELAKITPGLPEGMTLDLSYDESVFIEESIEEVYRALVIALGLVVLVIFVFLRSITATIIPVLAIPVSILAAFIVLSALDYSVNVLTLLALVLAIGLVVDDAIVVLENIHRRIEDGEQPLLAALRGARQIAFAVIATTIVLIAVFVPISFLEGNVGRLFREFGIAVAVAVMFSSFIALTLTPMLCSKLLRPSSQSGWFGRVTEKGFKGLSNGYKSVLTSALKLPIVVIALAGVVSAMAYLFYLALPQELAPQEDRGIIFVSATAPEGASLEFTSRYVAEVEDKLMPLIEEGIGSRVLVILAPGFGGRPGDVNVGFGILRLVPWEEREVSQQEVIGRLFPQVLAVPGVKAFAFGRPPLGQRFSQTPVQFVIGGPDYDVLERWATLILDKARENPGILNPDMSYDQTLPELRVDIDRDRAADLGVRIDNIGRTLETMLGERRVTTFQQGGKQYDVILRAQKSDRSSPRDLRNIYVRSGEGGSQLIPLESLVTLSEGVTARELERTDRLRSVTITASLAPGYTLGEALAFLDRVAAEELPPEARVTYAGESDEFKSSSSALYLTFALALVIVFLALAAQFESFIHPFVILTAVPLAVTGALATMLATGISINVYSQIGLIMLIGLTAKNAILIVEFANQLRDEGEEIREAVIEASAIRLRPILMTTISTGLGALPLALATGAGSETRATLGIVIIGGIGFSTILSLFIVPQFYLLLARFTKPVGHVERMLNRQEREDREGGDQPAVPPVPAAE; encoded by the coding sequence ATGGTCCTCTCCGACACCGCCATCAAGCGTCCCGTCTTCGCCATCGTCATCAGCCTGGTGCTGATGATCTTCGGTGCGTTCTCCTATGAGAAGATGTCGGTTCGCGAATACCCGGACATCGACCCGCCCATCGTCTCGGTGAACACGATCTGGCGCGGCGCCAGCGCCAACATCGTCGAGAGCCAGATCACCCAGGTGCTCGAGGACGAGCTGGCCGGCATCGGCGGGGTCAAGCGCATCGCCTCGACCAGCCGCGAGGGATCGTCGTCGATCTCGGTCGAGTTCAACCTCAGCCGCGACATCGACGCAGCGGCCAACGACGTGCGGGACCGCGTCAGCCGCGCCCTCAACCGCCTGCCGGTCGACGCCGAGCAGCCCACCGTGGCCAAGAGCGAATCAGACGCCCGGGCGATGATGTGGATGGTGCTCTCCAGCGACCGCATGAACGCCATGGAGCTGACCGACTACGCCGAGCGCCAGCTCATCGACCGCTTTTCTGTGGTCGACGGCGTCAGCCGCGTCCGCACCGGCGGCGGCAAGCGCTTCGCCATGCGCATCTGGCTGAAGAAGAACGAGCTGGCGGCCCGCGGGCTGACGGTCACCGACGTCGAGGCGGCGCTGCGCGAACAGAATATCGATCTGCCCTCGGGCCGGATCGAATCGGTCACCCGGGAGCTCTCGGTGCGCACCGAGACCTCGCTGGAGACAGTGGAGCAATTCCGCAACATCGTCCTTGCCGAGCGGGATGGCTACGTCATCCGCTTGATGGAAGTGGCCGACGTGGCGCTGGGCCCGGAGGACGAGCGCACCGAGTTCCGCTCCAACGGCCAGACGACCGTCGGCGTCGGCGTGATCCGCCAGTCCAAGGCCAACACCCTGGAAGTGGCGCGCGGCGTCCGGGAAGAACTGGCGAAAATCACGCCCGGCCTGCCCGAGGGCATGACGCTCGACCTGTCCTACGACGAGTCCGTCTTCATCGAGGAATCGATCGAGGAGGTCTATCGCGCCCTGGTGATCGCCCTCGGTCTGGTCGTGCTGGTGATCTTCGTCTTCCTGCGTTCGATCACCGCCACCATCATCCCCGTCCTCGCCATCCCGGTCTCGATCCTCGCCGCCTTCATCGTCCTGTCGGCCCTGGACTACTCGGTCAACGTGCTGACCCTGCTGGCGCTGGTGCTGGCCATCGGCCTGGTCGTGGACGATGCCATCGTGGTGCTGGAGAACATCCACCGCCGTATCGAGGACGGCGAACAGCCCCTGCTTGCGGCGCTGCGCGGGGCGCGCCAGATCGCCTTCGCCGTCATCGCCACGACCATCGTCCTGATCGCCGTCTTCGTGCCGATCTCCTTCCTGGAGGGCAATGTCGGACGGCTGTTCCGGGAATTCGGCATCGCCGTCGCCGTGGCGGTGATGTTCTCCAGCTTCATCGCGCTGACCCTGACCCCGATGCTGTGTTCGAAGCTGCTGCGCCCGAGCTCCCAGTCGGGCTGGTTCGGCCGGGTAACCGAGAAGGGCTTCAAGGGACTGTCGAACGGCTACAAGTCGGTGCTGACCTCGGCGCTGAAACTGCCGATTGTGGTCATCGCCCTGGCTGGCGTGGTCTCGGCCATGGCCTATCTGTTCTATCTCGCCCTGCCGCAGGAGCTCGCGCCGCAGGAGGACCGCGGCATCATCTTCGTCAGCGCCACAGCTCCGGAGGGCGCCAGCCTGGAGTTCACCAGCCGCTACGTCGCCGAGGTCGAAGACAAGCTGATGCCGCTGATAGAAGAGGGCATCGGCTCGCGCGTGCTGGTCATCCTGGCGCCGGGCTTTGGCGGGCGGCCGGGCGACGTCAATGTCGGCTTCGGTATCCTCAGGCTGGTGCCCTGGGAGGAGCGCGAGGTCAGCCAGCAGGAGGTGATCGGGCGGCTGTTCCCGCAGGTCCTGGCGGTTCCGGGCGTGAAGGCCTTCGCCTTCGGCCGACCGCCGCTGGGCCAGCGGTTCTCGCAGACGCCGGTGCAGTTCGTCATCGGCGGGCCCGACTACGACGTGCTGGAACGGTGGGCCACGCTGATCCTCGACAAGGCGCGTGAGAACCCGGGCATCCTCAATCCCGACATGAGCTACGACCAGACCCTGCCGGAGCTGCGCGTCGACATCGACCGCGACCGCGCCGCCGATCTGGGCGTCCGTATCGACAACATCGGCCGCACCTTGGAGACCATGCTGGGCGAACGGCGGGTCACCACCTTCCAGCAGGGCGGCAAGCAGTACGACGTGATCCTCCGGGCGCAGAAATCCGACCGCTCCAGCCCGCGCGACCTGCGCAACATCTATGTCCGCTCAGGTGAAGGCGGCAGCCAGCTGATCCCCCTGGAAAGCCTGGTGACGCTCTCCGAAGGGGTAACGGCGCGGGAACTGGAACGCACCGACCGGCTGCGCTCGGTAACCATCACCGCCTCGCTGGCGCCCGGCTACACCCTGGGCGAGGCGCTGGCCTTCCTGGACCGCGTGGCGGCGGAAGAGCTGCCGCCCGAGGCGCGCGTGACCTATGCGGGCGAGTCCGACGAGTTCAAATCGTCTTCCAGCGCTCTCTACCTCACTTTCGCGCTGGCGCTGGTGATCGTGTTCCTGGCGCTGGCGGCGCAGTTCGAGAGCTTCATCCACCCGTTCGTGATCCTGACGGCGGTGCCGCTGGCGGTGACGGGCGCGCTGGCGACGATGCTCGCCACGGGCATCTCGATCAACGTCTACAGCCAGATCGGTCTGATCATGCTGATCGGCCTGACGGCGAAAAACGCGATCCTGATCGTGGAGTTCGCCAACCAGCTCCGCGACGAGGGCGAGGAGATCCGCGAGGCGGTCATCGAAGCCTCCGCCATCCGGCTGCGGCCGATCCTGATGACCACCATCTCGACCGGGCTCGGCGCCCTGCCGCTGGCGCTGGCGACGGGGGCCGGCTCCGAGACCCGCGCCACGCTCGGCATCGTGATCATCGGCGGCATCGGTTTCTCGACCATCCTGTCGCTGTTCATCGTGCCCCAGTTCTACCTGCTGCTGGCGCGCTTCACGAAGCCGGTCGGCCATGTCGAACGGATGCTCAACCGCCAGGAGCGCGAGGACCGGGAAGGCGGCGACCAGCCGGCCGTGCCGCCCGTCCCCGCCGCCGAATAG